A stretch of Spirochaeta cellobiosiphila DSM 17781 DNA encodes these proteins:
- the uca gene encoding urea carboxylase, producing MGKAIKKVLIANRGAIAVRIERTLKKMGIKSVALYTEEDQDSLHVSGADQALFIGKGTVKETYLNRALILEKALKAGVDAIHPGYGFLSENVEFAEECESHGMAFIGPRPEHIRLFGLKHEARALAEKHQVPLLSGTRMLETIEDASSMAAKIGYPVMIKSTAGGGGIGIQVCHDEKMLLHVFESTKRMAGQYFAHEGVFIEKYIFNARHVEVQVFGDGKGNVVALGDRDCSLQRRNQKVIEECPAPFIPDEVRERMHDSAVRLMEAMNYKNAGTVEFLYDTHRKKYYFLEVNTRLQVEHGITEEVYNIDLVEWMIREAAGEMGDLLKKEYKPKGHAIEARLYGEDAWNDFRPSSGKIDEVFFSNECRVETWIKKGIELSTKYDSMLAKIIVHDEYRNLAVTKMDRALEATRIYGSANNLLYLSAVMKGEAFRSGNIHTQLLNNFKPKELSLEVLDGGVQSTIQDYPGMEGYWHVGLPPCGPMDSLSFRMGNKLLDNPEGASGIEMTLKGGQFRLRTSVDFCITGADMHPTLEDESIPMYQVIQGKKGQILRLGSCEKGMRSYLLIKGGFDVPKIFGSSATFTDGRFGGHNGRALRSGDILRLNHVESLTDEKKSATLKAEFQPIPLIGDTWALAVIPGPQPTEEYLKPEYLQELREQEFVVDSNSARTGIRLNGSLPKWTREDGGEAGLHPSNIHDNPYVVGALDLTGDQAVLLGPDGPSLGGFVCPVTMAKGDLWKLGQLRPGDRVRFKLVTLEEAAWIREQTEHQICGNKFDKPIPESFPSNEAQSLSHYAILEKDNYRNTDILIRLSGEEAILVEYGPMELDFGLRLQVHMLMEALQKFDLPLLNITPGIRSLQISFDSRQIAVGEMAKKIIALNRELEDVSEVEVPSRIIYLPLSWNDPQTIIATKRYQETVRPNAPWCPSNPEFIRRINGMESIEAVQNIIFEASYMVLGLGDVYLGAPVATPIDPRHRLVTTKYNPARPWTPENAVGIGGAYLCVYGMEGPGGYQFVGRTIQMWNLLQETDYFNQSKPWLLDFFDQIRFYPVSAEEILELRHDFLRGRFSPKVEHTTFSMKAYKEFFEKEKISIEAFKEQQQEAFRKEKEDWKKKGLDSFVTMQTKEKDKRITSSNAHTINTDMPGSIWTIHAKAGERIEKGDEIITLESMKMEFIMTADRAGVIEEILVECGDTVQSGQPVLIMK from the coding sequence ATGGGCAAGGCGATAAAAAAAGTTCTAATTGCCAATAGAGGTGCTATAGCTGTCCGAATCGAAAGAACTTTGAAAAAGATGGGAATTAAAAGTGTAGCCCTTTATACAGAAGAGGATCAGGACAGTTTACATGTGTCTGGTGCGGATCAGGCCCTCTTTATCGGGAAGGGAACAGTAAAAGAAACCTATTTGAATAGGGCTCTGATTTTAGAAAAAGCCTTGAAGGCAGGGGTGGATGCTATTCATCCGGGATATGGTTTTTTGAGTGAAAACGTTGAATTCGCCGAAGAATGTGAATCCCATGGTATGGCGTTCATCGGTCCAAGACCGGAACACATAAGGTTGTTTGGATTAAAGCACGAAGCAAGAGCTTTGGCTGAAAAACACCAAGTACCACTGTTATCAGGTACAAGAATGCTGGAAACTATAGAAGATGCCAGCTCTATGGCAGCTAAGATAGGTTATCCCGTCATGATAAAAAGTACCGCAGGCGGTGGGGGAATCGGTATACAGGTTTGCCATGATGAGAAAATGCTTTTACATGTATTTGAATCAACAAAAAGAATGGCAGGCCAATATTTTGCCCATGAAGGTGTGTTTATTGAAAAGTATATTTTCAATGCACGACATGTTGAGGTTCAGGTGTTTGGTGATGGCAAAGGCAACGTGGTTGCCCTAGGGGATCGGGATTGTTCTTTGCAAAGAAGAAATCAGAAAGTGATTGAGGAATGTCCCGCACCGTTTATACCAGATGAGGTAAGAGAAAGGATGCATGATTCAGCCGTTAGACTGATGGAGGCCATGAACTATAAAAATGCCGGGACAGTAGAATTTTTATATGACACTCATAGGAAGAAATATTATTTCCTTGAGGTGAATACAAGACTTCAGGTAGAACATGGAATCACGGAAGAAGTCTATAACATCGATTTGGTCGAATGGATGATTCGGGAAGCTGCTGGTGAAATGGGTGACTTGTTGAAGAAAGAGTATAAGCCGAAGGGGCATGCCATTGAGGCTCGTCTCTATGGGGAAGATGCCTGGAATGATTTTCGACCTAGTTCAGGTAAAATAGATGAAGTCTTCTTTTCAAATGAATGTCGTGTTGAAACATGGATCAAAAAGGGTATTGAGTTATCGACCAAATATGATTCTATGCTTGCCAAGATCATTGTCCATGATGAATATAGAAATCTAGCTGTAACTAAAATGGATAGGGCTCTTGAAGCCACAAGAATTTATGGATCGGCCAATAATTTGTTGTATTTGAGTGCTGTTATGAAAGGGGAAGCCTTCAGATCTGGGAATATTCATACACAGTTATTAAATAACTTCAAACCAAAGGAATTGTCCCTTGAAGTATTGGATGGTGGTGTTCAAAGTACGATTCAAGATTATCCCGGAATGGAGGGGTATTGGCATGTGGGCTTACCCCCTTGCGGGCCAATGGATTCCCTGAGTTTTAGAATGGGTAATAAATTGCTTGATAATCCGGAAGGAGCTTCCGGTATTGAAATGACCCTCAAAGGAGGCCAATTCAGATTAAGAACATCCGTCGATTTTTGCATTACCGGTGCAGATATGCATCCTACATTGGAGGATGAGTCAATTCCGATGTATCAGGTGATTCAAGGTAAGAAAGGTCAGATTCTCCGTTTGGGATCTTGTGAAAAAGGAATGCGGTCTTATCTTCTGATTAAGGGGGGATTTGATGTACCGAAGATTTTTGGAAGCAGTGCGACCTTTACTGATGGACGATTTGGTGGACACAATGGTCGTGCCTTAAGAAGTGGTGATATTCTTAGGCTTAACCATGTAGAAAGCCTAACAGATGAAAAAAAATCCGCCACATTGAAAGCTGAGTTCCAGCCTATACCTTTGATTGGTGACACATGGGCACTGGCGGTTATTCCTGGACCTCAGCCAACAGAAGAATATCTGAAGCCCGAGTATCTTCAAGAATTAAGAGAACAGGAATTCGTTGTTGATTCCAACAGCGCCCGAACGGGGATACGTTTAAATGGATCTCTGCCGAAGTGGACCAGGGAAGATGGTGGGGAAGCAGGTCTTCATCCCTCCAATATTCATGATAACCCCTATGTGGTGGGTGCATTAGATCTTACGGGCGATCAGGCAGTTTTGCTCGGACCGGATGGACCAAGTTTAGGAGGATTTGTATGCCCGGTGACGATGGCAAAGGGCGATTTATGGAAATTAGGACAGCTAAGACCCGGTGATAGGGTACGTTTTAAGCTTGTCACATTGGAAGAGGCCGCTTGGATCCGGGAGCAAACGGAACATCAGATTTGTGGTAACAAATTTGATAAACCTATACCAGAATCTTTTCCAAGTAATGAGGCTCAGTCCTTGTCCCATTATGCCATTCTAGAAAAAGACAATTATAGAAACACAGATATTTTGATTCGATTAAGTGGTGAAGAGGCCATACTCGTAGAATACGGTCCAATGGAACTAGATTTTGGATTGCGGCTTCAAGTTCATATGCTTATGGAAGCCCTTCAGAAGTTTGACTTGCCACTTTTAAATATCACTCCCGGAATTCGGAGCCTACAAATTAGTTTTGACAGTAGACAGATTGCTGTGGGTGAAATGGCCAAAAAAATCATCGCATTGAATAGAGAGCTTGAAGATGTTTCAGAAGTCGAAGTGCCATCTCGCATAATTTATCTGCCCTTATCATGGAATGACCCTCAAACAATCATAGCAACAAAACGATATCAGGAAACCGTTCGCCCCAATGCCCCCTGGTGCCCGAGTAATCCAGAATTTATCCGTCGAATTAATGGGATGGAAAGCATAGAAGCTGTGCAAAATATTATCTTTGAAGCTTCCTATATGGTTCTGGGACTTGGTGATGTTTATCTGGGAGCTCCTGTGGCAACACCGATTGATCCAAGGCACCGGTTGGTAACGACGAAATACAATCCAGCCCGACCCTGGACGCCGGAAAATGCCGTTGGAATTGGTGGTGCTTATCTCTGTGTGTATGGTATGGAAGGCCCTGGTGGATACCAGTTTGTTGGCAGAACTATTCAAATGTGGAATTTGCTACAGGAGACGGATTATTTTAATCAATCAAAACCATGGCTATTGGATTTTTTTGATCAGATACGTTTTTATCCCGTTAGTGCAGAAGAAATACTGGAATTAAGGCATGATTTTCTGAGGGGCAGATTTTCTCCTAAAGTTGAGCATACAACATTTAGCATGAAAGCATATAAGGAATTTTTCGAAAAAGAGAAAATCTCTATTGAAGCTTTCAAAGAGCAACAGCAAGAGGCCTTTAGGAAGGAAAAGGAAGACTGGAAGAAGAAAGGTCTTGATAGTTTTGTAACAATGCAGACGAAGGAAAAGGATAAGCGAATTACTTCAAGCAATGCCCATACTATCAACACGGATATGCCCGGAAGCATATGGACGATTCATGCGAAAGCCGGAGAACGTATTGAAAAGGGAGATGAAATTATAACTCTTGAGAGCATGAAGATGGAGTTTATTATGACAGCTGATCGAGCTGGTGTAATTGAAGAAATTTTGGTTGAGTGTGGTGATACCGTTCAAAGTGGTCAACCTGTACTTATTATGAAATAG
- a CDS encoding urea amidolyase associated protein UAAP2, which produces MFGLVEKKSTLKLEDAIYDGVLEAGKGWMHELKEGQRFMILDMEGNQAVDTTFYDLETPEDHYSAIKTIVAQKNIYLTTGTILRAESGEPLLTITADMTGRHDTLGGACSSQSNKVRYALEKEHMHNCRDNFMQQLANNMNGLNKRDLAPNINFFMNVPVTKEGGLKFDDGVSAPGKYVEMEALKDVMVLISNCPQLNNPCNAYNPTPVRLLIWEA; this is translated from the coding sequence ATGTTTGGATTGGTTGAAAAGAAAAGTACTTTAAAGTTAGAAGATGCTATATATGATGGAGTTTTGGAAGCAGGAAAAGGATGGATGCATGAGCTAAAAGAAGGACAGCGGTTTATGATCCTTGATATGGAAGGAAATCAAGCCGTAGATACTACTTTTTATGATTTGGAAACTCCCGAAGATCATTACAGTGCAATAAAAACAATTGTGGCTCAAAAAAATATTTATTTAACAACAGGAACTATCCTTAGAGCGGAATCAGGAGAACCTTTGCTTACGATCACAGCTGATATGACAGGTCGTCATGACACATTGGGCGGAGCATGCTCATCTCAGAGCAATAAAGTACGCTATGCCCTGGAAAAAGAACATATGCATAATTGCAGAGACAATTTTATGCAGCAGTTGGCAAATAATATGAATGGATTGAACAAACGTGATTTGGCTCCCAATATTAACTTTTTTATGAATGTTCCTGTTACAAAAGAGGGGGGACTCAAGTTCGATGATGGCGTATCTGCCCCTGGAAAGTATGTCGAAATGGAAGCATTAAAAGATGTTATGGTGCTGATCAGCAACTGTCCACAGTTGAATAATCCCTGTAATGCTTACAATCCAACACCGGTGCGCCTGCTTATTTGGGAAGCCTAA
- a CDS encoding urea amidolyase associated protein UAAP1: MQKIWKKTLKPGEKWSGLIGRGKYVRFKALGSQANVSMLLYNMRDTSERYNMPDTLKAQYTSHLTTGNVLMSDNGRVLASFVQDSLGWHDTISGHISRQEVDEKYGVTTYQKMGNDWYRSGDENFKIELVRNNMGMRDMVPCVNLFSKVFVEEDGSMHFDANHCQEGATVTLRTEMDILIVLSNTPNSLNESKEYPAVEVDVEVYDAPPVDLNDVCVTHRSENFRAFENTWEYYNLLGL; this comes from the coding sequence ATGCAAAAGATATGGAAAAAGACACTGAAACCGGGAGAAAAATGGTCTGGTCTTATTGGTAGAGGGAAATATGTTCGATTTAAGGCATTGGGCAGCCAAGCGAACGTATCAATGCTGCTTTACAACATGAGGGATACCTCTGAAAGATATAATATGCCCGATACACTCAAAGCACAATATACGTCACATTTAACAACAGGTAATGTCCTGATGAGTGACAATGGTCGTGTTTTAGCCAGTTTTGTGCAAGACAGTTTAGGATGGCATGACACTATCAGTGGTCATATTTCTCGACAAGAAGTAGATGAAAAATACGGGGTAACGACTTACCAAAAAATGGGAAATGACTGGTACCGAAGCGGGGATGAAAATTTCAAAATAGAATTGGTTAGAAACAACATGGGTATGCGGGATATGGTTCCCTGTGTAAATCTTTTCTCAAAAGTATTTGTTGAAGAAGACGGAAGCATGCATTTTGATGCGAATCACTGCCAAGAAGGGGCAACTGTAACCCTCAGAACAGAAATGGATATTTTAATCGTTCTATCAAATACACCAAATTCATTGAATGAATCTAAAGAATATCCTGCCGTCGAGGTTGATGTTGAAGTATACGATGCACCGCCGGTGGATTTAAACGATGTCTGCGTGACTCATCGCAGTGAAAATTTCCGGGCCTTTGAAAATACTTGGGAATATTACAATTTGTTAGGGCTCTAG
- a CDS encoding helix-turn-helix transcriptional regulator encodes MLSENDWKNINQILLELYSIEQIEVLTDRLFKMFRVLVPHTQGFYFVYDDENNIDMMRSRFVNMDKKVQEKYLKSFYDIDYLNLIFEFILNTATFRDTDILEENIRKNTDFYKGFLRAENIPYGCGIVLFKNSRLIGIINLFRSGEMGNFTDREMTILDELALHLENILYKLTLKQERKHSLKLNSFYEQYQLSKREQEVVALVREGRSNSEIEDLLGISLSTVKKHMYNIYNKIEVCSRTQLLAELIKTDY; translated from the coding sequence ATGCTCAGTGAAAACGACTGGAAAAATATAAATCAGATATTATTGGAACTCTATTCCATTGAGCAGATTGAAGTGTTGACCGATAGATTGTTCAAAATGTTTCGTGTTTTGGTGCCCCATACCCAGGGATTCTATTTTGTCTATGACGATGAAAACAATATTGATATGATGCGATCCAGATTTGTAAATATGGATAAAAAGGTCCAGGAAAAGTATCTGAAAAGTTTTTATGATATTGATTATCTGAATTTGATATTTGAATTCATTTTGAATACGGCGACATTTCGGGATACGGATATTCTTGAAGAAAACATCCGAAAAAATACGGACTTCTACAAAGGCTTCCTAAGAGCGGAGAATATCCCCTATGGCTGTGGAATCGTATTATTCAAAAACAGTCGATTGATTGGAATAATTAATCTGTTTCGAAGTGGTGAAATGGGTAATTTTACGGATCGCGAAATGACAATTTTGGATGAACTGGCCCTGCATTTGGAAAATATCCTCTATAAATTGACATTAAAACAAGAACGCAAACATTCATTGAAGCTTAATTCCTTTTATGAACAGTATCAGCTCTCAAAACGGGAACAGGAAGTCGTGGCTTTAGTGCGTGAAGGGCGATCAAATAGCGAAATCGAAGACCTCTTGGGTATTAGTTTATCAACCGTTAAAAAACATATGTATAATATATATAACAAAATCGAAGTTTGCAGCCGAACCCAACTGTTGGCAGAATTGATAAAAACAGATTATTAA
- a CDS encoding RCC1 domain-containing protein codes for MSKILLTIFSISILISCNNKMETYDMVSCGNGYTMGIKSDSTLWASGVNQFGQLGDGTNETKISFTQITDNVKSVSSGGGYTMIIKNDNSLWASGYNKYGQLGDGTNEDKNSFIKVMDRVKKVSCLNGFTMIIREDNSLWASGNNEYGQLGDGTNTNKNSFIKIMDNVKSVSSGGNHTMVIKNDNSLLASGYNEWGQLGDGTKVNRNSFIKVGTNIKSVSCGWNHTMIIANDSNTLLAAGYNYYGQLGIKTDVTVNPNGFVAAMEDVENVFCNSNYTMVIKKDSTLLAAGSNDYRQLSSDSNKYIKTYIKVMNNVENVSCGFTHTIITKHNGSLWGTGDNNYGEFGNGLYHAKPFLTRIEKL; via the coding sequence ATGAGTAAAATCTTATTAACTATTTTCAGCATTTCTATCCTTATCAGCTGCAATAATAAAATGGAAACATATGACATGGTTTCCTGTGGCAATGGCTATACGATGGGGATAAAAAGTGACAGTACCCTTTGGGCATCAGGAGTCAATCAATTTGGACAGCTTGGTGACGGAACAAATGAGACTAAAATCAGTTTCACCCAAATTACGGACAATGTCAAAAGTGTGTCTAGCGGTGGTGGTTATACAATGATAATTAAAAACGACAACTCCCTTTGGGCTTCGGGATATAACAAATATGGGCAGCTGGGAGATGGTACAAATGAAGACAAAAACAGTTTCATCAAAGTCATGGATCGTGTTAAAAAAGTGTCTTGCCTTAATGGTTTCACAATGATTATCAGAGAAGATAACTCCCTATGGGCCTCAGGTAATAATGAATATGGGCAGCTGGGAGACGGAACAAATACCAATAAAAACAGTTTCATCAAAATTATGGATAACGTCAAAAGCGTATCCTCCGGCGGTAATCATACGATGGTCATTAAAAATGATAACTCTCTATTGGCATCTGGATATAATGAATGGGGTCAGTTAGGGGATGGTACAAAAGTAAACCGTAATAGTTTCATCAAAGTCGGAACCAATATTAAAAGCGTTTCCTGCGGTTGGAATCATACGATGATTATAGCCAATGACAGCAATACCCTTTTGGCAGCAGGATATAATTATTATGGTCAACTTGGAATTAAAACCGATGTTACTGTAAATCCAAACGGTTTTGTCGCTGCGATGGAAGATGTTGAAAACGTTTTTTGCAATAGCAACTACACCATGGTCATTAAAAAGGATTCAACACTTTTGGCAGCGGGAAGCAACGACTATAGACAGCTTAGTTCTGACTCAAACAAGTATATAAAAACCTATATCAAGGTTATGAACAATGTGGAAAATGTTTCCTGCGGATTCACTCATACAATTATCACAAAACACAACGGATCTCTATGGGGGACAGGGGATAATAATTATGGAGAATTCGGTAACGGACTATATCACGCCAAGCCCTTTCTTACACGAATTGAAAAACTATAA
- a CDS encoding GNAT family N-acetyltransferase: MKYQKLETQRLILRRFEQSDLEFIFKHFKDSFVSKYLYDNEPPENEREAQEILDWCIDLNSNHIRWCILHKEDSNPIGTIGFHRYDSQNNSAEIGYDLSETYTQKGYMTEALNCIIKYGSKDLLIHRMYASVAIKNIASNKLLESNDFQLEGILRDQYLFRGKYYDHNLWSHILRKS, encoded by the coding sequence ATGAAATACCAAAAACTTGAAACACAAAGACTTATCCTCAGAAGATTTGAGCAATCCGATTTAGAATTTATTTTTAAACATTTCAAGGATTCGTTTGTATCAAAGTATTTATACGATAACGAGCCTCCTGAAAATGAAAGAGAAGCTCAAGAAATTCTTGATTGGTGTATTGATCTAAATTCAAATCATATTCGTTGGTGTATTCTACATAAGGAAGATTCTAATCCAATTGGTACTATTGGATTTCATCGATATGACTCTCAAAATAATTCTGCAGAAATCGGTTATGATCTCTCAGAAACTTATACACAAAAAGGTTATATGACTGAGGCCCTAAATTGTATCATTAAATATGGATCAAAAGATCTTTTAATTCATAGAATGTATGCAAGTGTAGCCATAAAGAATATAGCATCAAATAAACTTTTAGAATCCAATGATTTTCAACTTGAAGGGATTCTCAGAGATCAATATTTGTTTCGGGGGAAATACTACGACCATAATCTTTGGTCACACATCCTAAGAAAAAGCTAA
- a CDS encoding MFS transporter encodes MKNNNIIKLPSNFWKLWSANVISYFGDILFTTTILTGIYLKTDSVLSVAYGFISKEIGSVLSNLLFGYIATKVNRKYLMIFSDLARFTVLILLALFINAGNFELMIYISLIITSVFDSLYSLSENCVTADILTSEQLIKGESIINISIKSIKIIGILCYGIMHLLLPLKSVLIIDSFSFLFSSILIFTIEYNFYTTQSKKKKFFSDFITIYKEGFKIIWKTPFIKLFSLLLLILNIPSTVIDLFIFTASNSIGYEFGLSYSLIQIVAILGQLLSASLLLSISFFRKHISKSYKIALIGLAISFVGLSGLKCFPLRLPILAIFIFYFSDTFTQPFHGYLMKLIPSPNRPAVLSLLDIFILCLNPIYLYFYSKLIDHDFSLLAVGSIIFIILLCLAFVFKSKTLKSIVIENEEDDIIYES; translated from the coding sequence TTGAAAAATAATAATATAATTAAATTACCGAGTAATTTCTGGAAACTATGGTCTGCTAATGTCATTTCTTATTTTGGTGATATTTTATTTACAACTACAATTTTAACTGGTATTTACTTAAAAACAGATAGTGTTTTATCTGTAGCTTATGGATTCATTTCTAAAGAAATAGGAAGTGTTCTTAGTAATCTATTATTTGGATATATCGCAACAAAAGTTAACAGAAAATATTTAATGATTTTTTCTGATCTAGCACGTTTTACAGTTCTTATACTTTTAGCTCTTTTCATTAATGCAGGCAATTTTGAATTAATGATTTATATCTCGCTAATTATAACATCAGTTTTTGACTCTCTATACTCATTATCTGAAAATTGTGTTACTGCAGATATATTAACCTCTGAACAACTAATAAAAGGTGAATCAATTATCAATATTTCAATAAAGTCCATCAAGATAATTGGAATATTATGTTACGGAATCATGCATTTATTATTACCTTTAAAATCAGTATTAATTATAGATTCATTCTCTTTTTTATTTTCATCTATTCTAATTTTTACAATAGAATATAACTTCTATACAACTCAATCTAAGAAAAAAAAGTTTTTTTCAGATTTCATTACAATATATAAAGAAGGGTTTAAAATAATTTGGAAAACGCCATTTATTAAACTATTTTCTTTATTATTATTGATTCTAAATATTCCTTCTACTGTTATTGATTTATTTATATTTACAGCTTCGAATTCAATCGGATATGAGTTCGGATTATCTTATTCCTTGATTCAGATTGTGGCAATATTAGGACAACTTTTGAGTGCTTCTTTACTACTTAGTATAAGTTTTTTTCGTAAACATATTTCTAAGTCCTATAAAATCGCACTAATTGGATTAGCTATATCTTTTGTAGGTTTATCTGGATTAAAATGCTTTCCCTTAAGACTTCCTATTTTGGCTATATTCATATTTTATTTTTCAGATACTTTTACTCAGCCGTTTCATGGATATTTGATGAAGCTTATACCATCACCTAATCGTCCTGCAGTTTTATCATTGTTGGATATTTTTATACTTTGTTTAAATCCTATATATTTATATTTTTATTCAAAATTAATTGATCATGATTTTTCATTACTAGCAGTTGGTTCAATCATTTTTATTATTCTTTTATGCTTGGCTTTTGTATTTAAATCCAAAACTTTGAAATCAATAGTCATTGAAAATGAAGAAGACGATATTATTTATGAATCCTAA
- a CDS encoding SPASM domain-containing protein, translating to MDTTCGGGLNSICIQPDGSVCPCVNSVRNDSKLGNILDDELKTIMLKSKKDEFTKANIITKSECNNCQLKFVCLGGCKADNLWNNKLVTDRHYFCESNKKFINGIFEQILHDIE from the coding sequence GTGGACACTACCTGTGGAGGGGGATTAAACTCAATTTGCATACAGCCTGATGGTTCAGTTTGTCCATGTGTAAATAGTGTAAGAAATGATTCAAAACTGGGAAATATCCTTGATGATGAATTGAAAACTATTATGCTAAAATCCAAGAAAGACGAATTTACTAAAGCAAATATAATAACAAAGAGTGAATGTAATAATTGTCAACTTAAATTTGTCTGTTTAGGAGGTTGTAAAGCTGATAATCTTTGGAATAACAAATTAGTAACTGATCGACATTACTTTTGTGAAAGTAATAAAAAATTCATAAATGGAATATTTGAGCAAATTCTTCATGATATAGAGTAG
- a CDS encoding RrF2 family transcriptional regulator, with protein MRRDIRMSRMLHVLIHMDRHVETVTSEQISKMISTNPVVVRRLMGGLRQRGIVASEKGHGGGWKLTQPLTEISLYDVYQAVGAPPLFNIGSNAEPSECLVEKAVDAQIDSSLKEAEARLFEQFSHISVEDLAQDFENRLEEKHNSSTCTPEAFDQPH; from the coding sequence ATGCGTCGCGACATTCGTATGTCTCGTATGCTCCATGTTTTGATCCACATGGATCGCCATGTGGAGACGGTGACTTCAGAGCAGATCTCTAAAATGATTTCCACAAACCCAGTTGTCGTTCGACGGTTGATGGGAGGTTTACGCCAAAGAGGAATTGTTGCATCTGAGAAAGGACATGGGGGAGGGTGGAAGCTTACACAACCTCTTACTGAAATCTCTTTGTATGATGTTTATCAGGCCGTTGGGGCACCTCCTCTCTTCAACATAGGTTCTAATGCTGAGCCTTCAGAATGTTTAGTTGAAAAAGCTGTAGATGCTCAAATTGATTCTTCACTTAAGGAAGCTGAAGCTCGTCTTTTTGAGCAATTTTCTCATATTAGTGTTGAAGACCTAGCACAGGACTTCGAAAATAGACTTGAGGAAAAACATAATAGCTCAACTTGTACACCCGAGGCTTTCGATCAACCACATTAG
- a CDS encoding NADH:flavin oxidoreductase — protein sequence MNDKHNDDKLFSPLELKRGPQIRNRFVFAPMTNTLSFTDGTLSEEEFNWLTMRAKGLFGLVTTCASHISATGKAFAGQLGCFDDQHIPSLERLASGLKSHGAVSSLQLQHRGIRSLIKGDDLVGPSADAETGARALRDSEIETIIEEFATAAHRADLAGFDGVQIHGGHGYLIAQFLSPELNRRTDRWGGSPKNRARFLFEILHRIRAMCREDFQIGVRISTERFGLLLGDMINLAAQLFLDGDMDYLDLSLWEITKEPEDSTYKGRTLMSLFTELDRGNCALGVAGGIMSAARAEWALSEGVDYVTIGKAGILAHDFPQRIKNDPFYLSPYLPISEEDLRKEGVGDAFIDYLRGQRNFIK from the coding sequence ATGAATGATAAACATAATGACGATAAACTTTTCAGCCCACTTGAGTTAAAGCGAGGGCCTCAGATTCGCAATCGATTCGTCTTTGCTCCAATGACGAATACTCTAAGTTTTACAGATGGAACTCTATCAGAGGAAGAATTTAACTGGCTGACAATGCGAGCCAAAGGTCTATTCGGTCTTGTAACGACCTGTGCTAGCCACATTTCAGCCACCGGCAAAGCCTTTGCCGGTCAGTTAGGCTGTTTCGATGATCAACATATTCCAAGCCTCGAACGTTTAGCCTCAGGGTTAAAATCACATGGAGCGGTTTCTTCTTTACAACTTCAACATCGTGGTATTCGTTCACTAATAAAGGGTGATGATCTCGTTGGGCCTTCAGCAGATGCAGAAACGGGAGCTAGAGCTCTAAGGGATTCAGAAATTGAAACTATAATTGAAGAATTTGCCACAGCCGCTCATCGTGCTGATCTTGCTGGCTTTGATGGTGTACAAATTCACGGAGGGCATGGCTACCTCATTGCTCAATTTCTTTCTCCAGAATTAAATAGACGTACCGATCGTTGGGGGGGATCACCTAAAAATAGAGCCAGGTTTCTTTTTGAAATACTTCACCGTATCCGTGCTATGTGCAGGGAGGATTTCCAGATTGGAGTACGAATTTCAACAGAGCGATTTGGGTTGCTATTGGGGGACATGATTAACTTGGCTGCCCAACTCTTCTTAGATGGTGATATGGATTATCTAGATCTTTCATTATGGGAGATTACCAAGGAACCAGAAGACTCTACCTATAAAGGGAGGACTTTGATGTCTCTTTTCACAGAACTGGATAGGGGAAATTGTGCACTCGGTGTAGCAGGAGGGATCATGTCCGCAGCCAGAGCTGAATGGGCTCTTTCGGAAGGCGTGGACTATGTAACTATTGGTAAGGCGGGAATCTTAGCCCATGACTTCCCTCAACGCATTAAGAATGACCCTTTTTATCTTTCACCTTACCTACCTATCTCAGAAGAGGATTTACGAAAAGAAGGTGTAGGAGATGCTTTCATTGATTACCTAAGAGGGCAGCGGAACTTTATAAAGTGA